A genomic window from Triticum urartu cultivar G1812 chromosome 7, Tu2.1, whole genome shotgun sequence includes:
- the LOC125522582 gene encoding uncharacterized protein LOC125522582, protein MGLSGAVQWWDEWQLRVLVLGSLFVQYLLFFSSVVRRRAPPSWLRLVFWLAYLGGDALAIYALATLFNRHKQQEQLAAGLEVLWAPVLLIHLGGQHLMTAYSIEDNELWRRQAITMVSQAWFSLSVLSRRISKVSLILLHTEIIVILATLVVHRIQVVF, encoded by the coding sequence ATGGGTCTATCAGGCGCCGTGCAGTGGTGGGATGAGTGGCAGCTGCGCGTTCTCGTGCTGGGCAGCCTCTTCGTCCAGTACCTGCTCTTCTTCTCCTCCGTGGTGCGCAGGCGTGCTCCTCCGTCTTGGCTCAGGCTGGTATTCTGGCTCGCCTACCTAGGCGGTGACGCTCTGGCGATATACGCCCTGGCCACGCTCTTCAACCGCCAcaagcagcaggagcagctcgcCGCTGGCCTGGAGGTGCTGTGGGCGCCTGTCCTCCTCATCCACCTCGGGGGGCAGCACCTGATGACCGCCTACAGTATCGAAGACAACGAGCTATGGAGGCGACAAGCCATCACCATGGTGTCACAGGCATGGTTCTCACTTTCAGTGTTATCTCGTCGAATTTCGAAAGTTTCATTAATTTTGTTACACACTGAAATAATTGTTATTTTAGCGACTTTGGTAGTACACCGAATTCAGGTagttttctaa